In the genome of Limanda limanda chromosome 15, fLimLim1.1, whole genome shotgun sequence, one region contains:
- the LOC133020358 gene encoding tumor necrosis factor ligand superfamily member 14-like yields the protein MAEGDVGTCPHVFMVDAHSNCVSVPGKKKPMWAMAGQKLLLLLVGLTMLGLVVQGFFLYTLYKKTEVLSQDRSRPYYLNQSNAQTSGQQGGPMIGQMGSKELNELHIQRPHPEQVQQRPFAHLMGSNTPAKDDNVVQWIHEGGDALTHQMGYDKGRLLVEREGYYYLYSKVQLNAVSECSLILHKVMKDTSVYSRPIELMRSKSLRCRTSKLVSEKALEGEDLWNSFLAGIFHLERGDKVFVTLESIQKYRPGPADNFMGAFMILPSNH from the exons ATGGCAGAGGGAGATGTGGGCACCTGCCCCCATGTGTTTATGGTGGACGCTCACTCAAACTGTGTCTCGGTGCCCGGGAAGAAGAAACCGATGTGGGCAATGGCAGGCCaaaagcttctcctcctgctggtgGGACTGACCATGTTGGGACTTGTCGTGCAGGGTTTTTTCCTCTACACGCTGTACAAAAAAACGGAG GTCCTATCCCAGGACAGGTCTCGCCCTTACTACCTGAATCAGTCCAACGCTCAAACATCTGGCCAGCAG gGTGGCCCCATGATTGGTCAAATGGGATCTAAAG AGCTCAATGAGCTTCACATACAGCGACCTCACCCGGAGCAGGTTCAACAGAGGCCCTTTGCTCACCTGATGG GCTCCAACACTCCTGCAAAGGATGACAATGTGGTGCAGTGGATACATGAAGGTGGCGACGCCCTCACCCACCAAATGGGCTACGACAAAGGTCGACTGTTGGTGGAAAGGGAAGGTTACTACTACCTGTACTCCAAAGTGCAATTGAATGCTGTGTCGGAGTGTTCACTTATCCTGCACAAGGTCATGAAAGACACCAGTGTCTACAGCCGACCAATAGAACTCATGAGATCAAAGAG CCTACGCTGCAGGACATCAAAACTTGTGAGTGAGAAGGCTTTGGAAGGGGAAGATCTGTGGAACAGCTTCCTGGCTGGGATTTTCCATCTGGAGAGAGGAGATAAAGTTTTTGTCACGTTGGAAAGTATACAGAAGTATCGTCCGGGACCTGCAGACAACTTCATGGGGGCCTTCATGATCCTTCCATCCAACCATTAA